In Leptospira ellinghausenii, the following proteins share a genomic window:
- the bcp gene encoding thioredoxin-dependent thiol peroxidase has product MLEVGKKAPNFTSVNQNGEKVKLADLTGKNGVVVYFYPRDMTPGCTTEACDFRDNFARLKKFGYNVVGISKDNPKSHTKFIEKQELNFDLISDESGEICEAYGVWREKVFMGRKGMGIVRSTFLLDSSLKIKKIYDSVKVKGHVEEIIKDIQEIQGK; this is encoded by the coding sequence ATGTTGGAAGTAGGGAAAAAAGCCCCCAATTTTACAAGTGTCAACCAAAACGGCGAAAAAGTGAAACTCGCCGATCTAACAGGAAAAAATGGAGTCGTTGTTTATTTTTATCCAAGAGACATGACTCCTGGATGCACAACAGAAGCCTGTGACTTCCGAGACAACTTTGCCCGTCTCAAAAAATTTGGATATAATGTCGTAGGTATTTCCAAAGACAATCCCAAATCCCATACCAAATTCATCGAAAAACAAGAACTCAATTTTGATCTCATCTCTGATGAATCAGGGGAAATCTGTGAAGCTTATGGTGTTTGGCGCGAAAAAGTATTTATGGGACGCAAAGGAATGGGAATCGTTCGATCTACCTTCCTTCTCGACAGTTCTCTCAAAATTAAAAAAATCTATGACAGCGTGAAGGTAAAAGGACACGTTGAAGAAATCATTAAAGACATTCAGGAAATCCAAGGGAAATGA
- a CDS encoding leucyl aminopeptidase produces MKIEISPLQIQIGNFKSGSFYKLIPIFQEDVKEELGKKFPTQIETKVFSGELGKEFRDEADQTIYLGLGEKDKLNFRKFISHFFKYGEKILNYDGMGLEIHISKALSKKFSADRIAYQIANTLYIGSYPVSVLQTKKKDKEKKKVGAVFLKFEDKSVLSLAESGLSKSKVVAKHVNGARHIAHLPANYFTPNDFVSRAKEIAKEYKLSVKVWDETQLKKEGLGGILAVSRGSELEGKMVILEYKPTKAKKKFAIVGKGLTFDTGGISLKPPGEMHEMKYDMCGAAATIHAIGAIAALEIPIHIIAAIGVAENMPDGKAIKPGDVYTAYNGTTVEVQNTDAEGRLVLGDVLSYVSKNYKPDYMVDLATLTGAVIIALGHEAAAILTNSDPLREALFKASETSDDRVWELPLWEEYGEDLKSDIADLKNITGGGKGAGTISAGVFLSKFVDESINWAHIDIAGAAWRKKKSGTQFHGPTGYGVRLLVDLAKELANK; encoded by the coding sequence ATGAAAATCGAAATCTCTCCACTCCAAATCCAAATCGGAAACTTCAAATCTGGTTCCTTTTATAAATTAATTCCTATTTTCCAAGAAGATGTGAAAGAGGAACTCGGAAAAAAATTCCCAACACAAATTGAAACCAAAGTGTTTTCTGGAGAACTGGGAAAAGAATTTCGAGATGAGGCAGATCAAACCATTTATCTTGGATTAGGCGAAAAGGATAAATTAAACTTCCGAAAATTCATTTCTCATTTTTTTAAGTATGGAGAAAAAATCCTAAACTACGATGGAATGGGATTGGAAATTCATATTTCGAAAGCACTTTCCAAAAAGTTTTCTGCAGACCGAATTGCCTATCAAATTGCCAATACACTCTATATTGGAAGTTATCCAGTTTCAGTATTGCAAACAAAAAAGAAAGACAAAGAAAAAAAGAAAGTGGGAGCCGTCTTTTTAAAATTCGAAGACAAATCTGTTCTTAGTTTAGCAGAAAGTGGCCTTTCAAAAAGTAAAGTTGTCGCAAAACATGTGAATGGTGCTCGTCACATCGCTCACTTACCAGCAAATTACTTCACTCCAAATGACTTTGTTTCGAGAGCAAAAGAAATAGCAAAAGAATACAAACTCTCTGTAAAAGTGTGGGATGAAACCCAACTCAAAAAAGAGGGGTTAGGTGGAATCCTTGCTGTCTCTCGTGGTTCTGAGTTAGAAGGCAAAATGGTGATTCTGGAATACAAACCGACAAAAGCAAAAAAGAAATTCGCCATTGTTGGTAAAGGATTAACATTTGATACAGGTGGTATTTCTTTAAAACCACCAGGTGAAATGCATGAAATGAAATATGATATGTGCGGAGCCGCGGCAACCATCCATGCCATTGGAGCTATTGCCGCTCTTGAGATTCCTATCCATATCATTGCAGCCATTGGTGTTGCGGAAAATATGCCAGATGGAAAAGCAATCAAACCTGGTGACGTTTATACTGCCTATAATGGAACTACTGTGGAAGTACAAAATACAGATGCGGAAGGCAGACTTGTGTTAGGTGACGTTCTCTCATACGTGTCCAAAAACTACAAACCAGATTATATGGTGGATTTGGCGACTCTCACTGGAGCTGTCATCATTGCACTTGGACATGAAGCAGCTGCCATCCTCACAAATTCCGATCCATTACGAGAAGCACTCTTTAAAGCTTCTGAAACATCTGATGATCGTGTTTGGGAACTACCTCTATGGGAAGAATATGGGGAAGACTTAAAATCAGATATAGCCGATCTCAAAAACATCACAGGTGGTGGAAAGGGAGCAGGAACAATTTCTGCTGGAGTATTCCTCTCTAAGTTCGTCGATGAATCCATCAATTGGGCTCATATCGACATTGCAGGGGCTGCTTGGAGAAAGAAAAAATCGGGAACCCAATTCCATGGACCCACAGGTTACGGCGTACGTTTGTTAGTGGATCTTGCAAAAGAATTAGCTAATAAGTAA
- a CDS encoding sensor histidine kinase, with product MDNHRLTNDNQGEPSTPKASFFVFDDSLCLKNYLGPYFLNEGINFEMEVGKTIHEMNPEFANRWGQSLVKVRDEQNPDEAEILFNRQKIRSQIAPIPIDSKNYLILSLILSQECIVSSSDLDVEEQSVIHYEESLHREIIRIFDWRQEIEGKTISREWMETALPNLNTSLMQGSGLGALVTTVGAMVRKAKREGDQVTIPAAIFEMLEENFNSTKKLVKTLAEAQLIFENKKRTSEQVNIQELHTLILEEVSDLIDMLGIKAQQVQISNSKNGNNLYVNIHKNNFKRVIRELLINAMKYGNDHCVIYVLLLSAGDHMIVKVLNPPYDTSIHKLDFTKSQETILFQPFYRHNKYVDERYSKEEFGLGLGLPIIKKMIEDMDGKVYFNLLKSNLYSKSSEEVSVSLEFPMSTVRT from the coding sequence ATGGACAATCACCGATTAACAAACGATAACCAAGGAGAACCTTCCACACCCAAAGCTTCCTTTTTTGTATTCGATGATTCTTTGTGTCTGAAGAATTATTTAGGACCCTACTTTCTCAATGAAGGAATCAATTTTGAAATGGAAGTTGGCAAAACAATCCATGAAATGAATCCTGAGTTTGCGAATCGTTGGGGACAATCCCTAGTAAAAGTCCGAGACGAACAAAACCCTGATGAAGCTGAGATTCTTTTTAACCGCCAAAAGATTCGCTCACAAATTGCACCTATTCCAATCGATTCCAAAAATTATTTGATCTTAAGTTTGATCCTTTCACAAGAATGTATCGTTTCTTCTTCTGACTTGGATGTGGAAGAACAAAGTGTAATCCATTACGAAGAATCACTGCACCGAGAGATCATTCGTATTTTTGATTGGAGGCAGGAAATTGAGGGTAAAACCATTTCTCGCGAATGGATGGAAACAGCTCTTCCAAATCTCAACACATCACTCATGCAAGGTTCTGGCCTTGGTGCCCTTGTGACTACCGTTGGTGCCATGGTAAGGAAAGCAAAACGTGAAGGAGATCAGGTGACCATTCCCGCTGCTATCTTCGAAATGTTGGAAGAAAACTTCAATAGCACCAAAAAACTAGTGAAAACGTTAGCAGAAGCTCAACTAATTTTTGAAAACAAAAAAAGAACTTCAGAACAAGTGAATATTCAAGAATTACATACTTTGATTTTAGAGGAAGTGAGCGATCTCATTGACATGTTAGGTATCAAAGCCCAACAAGTTCAAATTTCGAATTCGAAAAATGGAAACAATCTTTATGTAAACATTCACAAAAATAATTTCAAAAGAGTGATACGTGAGTTACTCATCAATGCAATGAAATACGGAAATGACCATTGTGTAATTTATGTTTTATTACTAAGTGCTGGCGATCATATGATTGTGAAAGTGTTAAACCCTCCCTATGATACTTCCATTCACAAACTGGATTTTACCAAATCACAAGAAACCATTTTGTTCCAACCTTTCTACCGACACAATAAGTATGTGGATGAGAGGTATTCCAAAGAAGAATTTGGATTGGGTTTGGGTCTCCCTATCATCAAAAAAATGATTGAAGACATGGATGGAAAAGTATACTTCAATCTCCTTAAGTCGAATCTATATTCAAAATCTAGCGAAGAAGTTTCCGTTTCACTAGAATTCCCGATGAGTACAGTTCGTACTTAA
- a CDS encoding chemotaxis protein CheW — translation MNTSEFDSLTDDNDEFENEEDTLENRFLIFSLADRSYGIEIKYITEIVGMQNITEVPDMPTFIKGVINLRGKVIALIDVRDRFRMENVGYDDKTCIIILNFKNQLVGLIVDTVKEVIRINAQNIEEAPKFGESENNRFVQSIAKINEDVKVLLNIENLLKDEDKLALDNALAIKNQ, via the coding sequence ATGAATACGAGTGAATTTGATTCACTGACAGATGATAATGATGAATTCGAAAACGAGGAAGATACCCTTGAAAATCGATTTTTAATCTTTTCACTTGCGGACAGAAGTTATGGTATTGAAATCAAATACATTACCGAAATTGTTGGAATGCAAAACATCACTGAAGTACCCGATATGCCCACTTTTATCAAGGGTGTGATCAACCTTCGTGGAAAAGTAATTGCACTCATTGATGTACGAGACAGGTTTCGAATGGAAAATGTAGGTTATGATGATAAAACCTGTATCATTATCTTAAATTTTAAAAACCAGCTCGTAGGACTCATCGTTGATACGGTAAAAGAAGTCATTCGAATCAATGCTCAAAACATCGAAGAAGCACCTAAATTTGGTGAATCGGAAAACAATCGTTTTGTGCAGTCCATCGCCAAAATCAATGAAGATGTAAAAGTATTACTCAACATTGAAAATCTTTTGAAAGACGAAGACAAACTCGCGTTAGACAACGCTCTCGCTATTAAAAATCAATAA
- a CDS encoding methyl-accepting chemotaxis protein: MKYLNNLKVKSKLILGFSALVLIILINTLIGLNSLNQLNSTLGEIVNTHSKKVQLSEQLRAKFIWMIREEKNLILATSEEEQNKRLSIRAGLEVDFAKIKKEFYDLLDQEEKTKVPGLEKQLEEWYAAYAVTKSIALQYKAKEAQANSSTRGRAAAMALDKTMEDFATLSETKMKIAYDNASKAYNFMVRSFIIQLIVSFAIAFIVAFWIIRSITKSLNAAMEIVGMVTVASEQVSSTAFSLSQGASEQAASVEETTASIEEMSASVTQNAESALETNTIAGKSASEAAIGQESVLKTLEAMKNISSRIKIIEEIAYQTNLLALNAAIEAARAGKHGKGFAVVADEVRKLAERSQVAAQEINQLSTNSVSLAAEAGRIIEQIVPSINRTAELVSGIAVSSREQSAGISQISMAMTQMDQTTQVSASASEELAATSNELKEQATHLMEIMESLVKLNVNQSVSSKKINSSELKSIASEFGKNSKVGFGNSNGGKSKSTYDLKHETNLTEKF; the protein is encoded by the coding sequence ATGAAATATTTAAATAATTTGAAAGTGAAATCAAAACTGATTTTAGGATTTAGTGCTCTCGTTTTGATTATCCTGATCAATACATTGATTGGACTTAATTCACTGAATCAATTAAATTCAACCCTAGGTGAAATCGTAAATACGCATTCCAAAAAAGTGCAATTATCCGAACAATTACGAGCTAAGTTTATTTGGATGATTCGTGAGGAAAAAAACTTAATTCTAGCGACAAGCGAAGAAGAACAAAACAAACGTTTGAGTATAAGAGCTGGTCTTGAAGTTGATTTTGCAAAAATCAAAAAAGAATTTTATGACTTACTAGACCAAGAAGAAAAAACGAAAGTACCTGGATTAGAGAAACAATTGGAAGAGTGGTATGCGGCTTATGCTGTAACCAAAAGTATTGCTTTACAATATAAAGCTAAAGAAGCACAAGCCAACTCATCTACTCGCGGAAGGGCAGCGGCTATGGCTCTCGACAAAACCATGGAAGACTTTGCGACATTATCAGAAACAAAAATGAAAATTGCGTATGATAATGCTTCGAAAGCTTATAACTTTATGGTTCGATCCTTTATCATCCAGTTAATAGTATCATTTGCAATCGCATTTATCGTTGCCTTTTGGATCATCAGAAGCATTACCAAATCATTGAATGCTGCGATGGAAATTGTTGGCATGGTCACTGTGGCATCCGAACAAGTTTCCTCTACAGCGTTTTCCTTAAGCCAAGGAGCAAGTGAACAAGCAGCATCTGTCGAAGAGACAACCGCATCCATTGAAGAGATGTCTGCTTCTGTGACACAAAATGCCGAATCCGCATTAGAAACCAATACAATCGCAGGCAAATCAGCGAGTGAAGCTGCTATTGGCCAAGAGTCGGTTTTAAAAACATTAGAAGCGATGAAAAACATCTCCTCTAGAATCAAAATCATTGAAGAAATTGCCTACCAAACAAACTTACTTGCGTTAAATGCTGCTATTGAAGCTGCTCGTGCGGGAAAACATGGAAAAGGATTTGCTGTTGTCGCTGACGAAGTTCGTAAACTAGCAGAACGAAGCCAGGTAGCTGCACAAGAAATCAACCAATTGTCAACCAATAGTGTCTCACTTGCCGCAGAAGCAGGTAGGATCATCGAACAAATTGTCCCAAGCATCAACCGAACGGCTGAACTTGTTTCTGGCATTGCAGTCTCATCAAGAGAACAATCAGCAGGTATTTCACAAATTTCTATGGCGATGACTCAGATGGACCAAACCACTCAAGTGTCAGCATCTGCTTCTGAAGAACTGGCTGCTACTTCCAACGAATTAAAAGAACAAGCAACTCATTTGATGGAAATCATGGAATCTCTTGTCAAATTGAATGTGAATCAATCAGTAAGTTCTAAAAAAATTAACTCCTCTGAATTAAAATCGATCGCAAGTGAATTTGGCAAAAATTCAAAAGTTGGATTTGGCAATTCCAACGGAGGGAAATCAAAATCTACATACGATTTGAAACATGAAACAAATTTAACTGAAAAATTTTAA
- a CDS encoding chemotaxis protein CheA yields the protein MNREDLLLGFIQEGFELIEDCENAILAIEEIQNSHGNFDEELMNNLFRSVHTFKGSSGLLKLETLVKLTHEAETLMDLLRNQKLLPTDELTQVLIDTFDRMRVLLSKVETLKANPEMDPPTELQIQALQGEINKLKQHSIVETVLEKPKKEKKIYEIFEEEPPKETKKKSNVYEIFDEVSTQEVSKNKKFEIFEEELKQTQTEVISNNSKIERLGDQNKPVIFNIRKEIKVANDKLDSLLDLVGELVIAESNVTQHPTIKSIRNESLNSALTRFHKILLDLQEVAFSTRMIPISGVFQKMSRLVRDLQKQSGKKVLLHIKGEDTEIDKSIVDLIADPIVHILRNSIDHGLETPEERIDRGKVDTGNIYLSARQSVNEVWVMIKDDGRGLDRNKILDKAKQNGLISGDTSSLNDQEVFNLIFLPGLSTAKVVSDISGRGVGMDIVRQNIVKLGGKIEIHSQFGAGTTFVLRIPLSLGIMEGTVVRVGQKFFTIQTIELREFVSLRDKKEIELDEGQKVLDIRGTFIPIFNINQILNHKEQIIYDNEDPLMIILEYERKLIGIRVDEIIGNQNVVIKPLMGIMENAQGVNGFTILGNGNVSLILDVKSIFSKLEFVGAS from the coding sequence ATGAATAGAGAAGATCTCTTACTCGGATTCATCCAAGAAGGTTTCGAATTGATTGAGGATTGCGAAAATGCAATCCTTGCCATCGAAGAAATCCAAAATTCACATGGAAACTTTGATGAAGAACTAATGAACAATTTGTTTCGTTCTGTTCATACGTTTAAAGGTTCCTCTGGACTTCTCAAACTGGAAACTCTGGTCAAGTTAACGCATGAAGCGGAAACATTGATGGATTTACTCCGAAATCAAAAACTTTTGCCAACTGATGAGTTAACGCAAGTTCTCATCGATACATTCGATCGGATGCGTGTTTTGTTATCAAAAGTGGAAACCTTAAAAGCAAATCCTGAAATGGATCCACCAACTGAATTGCAGATCCAAGCTTTACAAGGTGAAATCAATAAACTAAAACAACACTCTATTGTGGAAACAGTTTTAGAAAAACCCAAAAAAGAGAAAAAAATATACGAGATTTTTGAGGAAGAACCACCGAAAGAAACTAAGAAAAAATCGAATGTCTATGAAATCTTTGATGAGGTATCAACTCAAGAAGTTTCCAAAAACAAAAAATTTGAAATTTTTGAAGAAGAACTAAAACAAACCCAAACAGAAGTTATATCAAATAACTCCAAAATAGAACGCTTAGGCGATCAAAACAAACCAGTTATCTTCAATATACGCAAAGAAATCAAAGTTGCAAATGACAAATTAGATTCACTGTTAGATTTAGTGGGAGAACTTGTCATCGCAGAATCAAATGTAACACAACACCCTACGATAAAATCAATTCGTAACGAAAGTTTAAATTCAGCACTGACTCGATTTCATAAAATACTCTTAGATTTACAAGAAGTTGCATTTTCCACACGGATGATTCCTATCTCTGGTGTATTCCAAAAGATGTCACGTTTGGTTAGGGACCTACAAAAACAATCAGGTAAAAAAGTACTTTTACATATCAAAGGGGAAGATACCGAAATTGATAAGTCCATTGTTGATTTAATTGCTGATCCAATTGTTCATATCCTTAGAAACTCTATTGACCATGGTTTAGAAACTCCTGAAGAAAGAATAGACCGAGGAAAAGTTGATACAGGGAATATTTATCTCAGCGCCAGACAATCAGTGAATGAAGTTTGGGTGATGATTAAAGATGATGGCCGGGGTTTAGACAGAAATAAAATATTAGATAAAGCAAAACAAAATGGCCTCATCTCCGGAGATACTTCTTCACTCAATGACCAAGAAGTTTTCAATTTAATATTTTTGCCTGGTTTATCAACTGCAAAAGTTGTTTCTGATATCTCAGGTCGTGGTGTCGGAATGGATATAGTCCGCCAAAATATAGTGAAACTAGGTGGAAAAATTGAAATCCATAGTCAGTTCGGAGCAGGGACAACATTTGTTTTACGTATCCCTTTATCCTTAGGAATCATGGAAGGAACTGTTGTCAGAGTTGGTCAGAAATTTTTTACAATCCAAACCATTGAACTACGCGAATTCGTAAGCCTTCGAGACAAAAAGGAAATAGAGTTAGATGAAGGACAGAAGGTCTTAGACATACGAGGAACTTTTATTCCTATTTTTAATATCAATCAAATTCTAAATCACAAAGAACAAATTATTTATGATAATGAAGATCCATTGATGATCATACTTGAGTATGAAAGAAAACTCATTGGAATCAGAGTCGATGAAATCATCGGAAATCAAAATGTAGTGATCAAACCACTAATGGGAATCATGGAAAATGCCCAAGGTGTAAATGGATTTACTATATTAGGAAATGGGAACGTCAGTTTAATTTTAGATGTTAAATCTATTTTTAGCAAACTTGAATTTGTTGGAGCATCATGA
- a CDS encoding protein-glutamate methylesterase/protein-glutamine glutaminase: protein MIKLLIVDDQNIVRNVLSDTFKDDPTIKVIGTAANANEAQKLVESLRPDVISLDVVMPGMSGIEFLNWLMPKYPTPVIMLSTFTQSGADATLAALSNGAVDFVQKPDGSESDFLRMLKELTIKIKKYGTEVKLQKQSLFAKTTKLNFNSEKNNHIKIIAIGASTGGTQAIDYLLSRLPTSLPPIVIVQHMPEYFTSLFAMRLKTTSGLNVIEASNGDILETGRVYLAPGDKHLLVRRLAGKMYLELETFEKVSGHRPSVDVMFDSIAKGKMGNHCLAIILTGMGRDGASGIKNIKTAGGTTIGQDEKSSVVYGMPKEAFLLGGISHQTALVDIPQKIIQILET, encoded by the coding sequence ATGATCAAACTTTTGATTGTTGATGATCAAAATATCGTGAGAAATGTTCTCTCTGATACGTTTAAAGATGATCCAACAATCAAAGTGATTGGTACAGCTGCTAATGCAAATGAAGCACAAAAACTAGTCGAGTCATTACGTCCTGATGTCATTAGCTTAGATGTTGTGATGCCTGGTATGAGCGGAATTGAATTTTTAAATTGGCTTATGCCTAAATACCCTACTCCAGTGATCATGTTAAGCACATTTACACAATCTGGAGCAGATGCAACTCTTGCTGCACTTTCCAATGGCGCTGTTGATTTTGTCCAAAAACCAGACGGAAGTGAATCTGATTTTTTACGTATGTTAAAAGAACTTACGATCAAAATCAAAAAATATGGAACTGAAGTTAAACTTCAAAAACAATCCTTGTTTGCAAAAACAACAAAACTCAATTTCAATTCAGAAAAAAATAATCACATCAAAATCATAGCTATCGGTGCATCGACTGGTGGTACCCAAGCTATCGATTATCTTTTGAGTCGATTGCCTACCAGTTTACCTCCAATTGTCATTGTCCAACATATGCCGGAGTATTTTACAAGTTTGTTTGCAATGCGCCTAAAAACAACAAGTGGTCTCAATGTAATAGAAGCATCGAATGGAGATATTTTAGAAACTGGCAGAGTTTATTTAGCTCCTGGTGACAAACATCTTTTAGTTAGGCGGTTGGCCGGAAAGATGTATCTTGAACTGGAAACTTTCGAAAAAGTATCTGGACATCGACCTAGCGTTGATGTCATGTTTGACTCCATTGCAAAAGGGAAAATGGGGAATCATTGTCTGGCGATCATTTTAACGGGTATGGGAAGAGATGGTGCATCTGGCATTAAAAACATTAAGACAGCCGGAGGAACCACAATTGGACAAGATGAAAAATCGTCTGTTGTGTACGGGATGCCAAAAGAAGCTTTTCTGTTAGGTGGCATCAGCCATCAAACTGCATTAGTTGATATTCCACAAAAAATCATTCAAATTTTAGAAACGTAA
- a CDS encoding response regulator — MAKKILLCDDAPTALKLMELILSGEGYEIYKAENAEQAILSLEANGPFDGCVFDINMPGKNGIELSKEYLAHPKGQGGKILIVSTESSDYLRQAGKDAGVKAWIVKPFEDEDLVEVLSKIIG; from the coding sequence ATGGCTAAAAAAATATTATTATGCGACGATGCACCAACAGCACTCAAACTAATGGAGTTAATTCTTTCCGGTGAAGGGTATGAAATTTACAAAGCCGAAAATGCAGAACAAGCAATACTGTCATTAGAAGCAAATGGACCTTTCGATGGTTGTGTATTTGATATCAACATGCCTGGTAAAAATGGTATCGAATTATCAAAGGAATACTTAGCTCACCCTAAAGGCCAAGGTGGGAAAATTTTAATCGTTTCTACGGAATCAAGTGACTATTTACGACAAGCAGGTAAAGATGCCGGAGTAAAAGCTTGGATCGTCAAACCATTCGAAGACGAAGATTTAGTTGAAGTATTAAGCAAAATCATTGGTTAA
- a CDS encoding chemotaxis protein CheD, translating to MSTSTNRTNTRVKPIVYLNIGETFFSDGFHEIRTILGSCVSVCLFHEHTKFSAINHILLPKVSSVKEEQKSLRYGENSMENLISFFVKRQIPRIELRAKIFGGTQSPLFPNFTAGTKNIQFVSEFLTNEKIPIVSQNIGGEFYRKLSFHTDSFDVYITKLNPQTIEDVSVQERHFETKVKERMLKKTTIYTFNQ from the coding sequence ATGAGTACATCTACTAACAGAACCAATACACGAGTGAAACCAATTGTTTACTTGAATATAGGAGAGACTTTTTTTTCCGATGGATTCCATGAAATTAGAACGATCTTGGGATCCTGCGTATCTGTTTGTCTATTCCATGAACATACGAAATTCTCAGCCATAAATCATATACTTTTGCCAAAAGTTTCCAGTGTTAAGGAAGAACAAAAGAGTTTACGATATGGTGAAAACTCGATGGAAAATCTAATTTCTTTTTTTGTTAAACGACAGATCCCACGTATTGAATTAAGGGCAAAGATCTTTGGAGGAACCCAATCACCGCTGTTTCCTAATTTTACAGCGGGAACCAAAAATATTCAATTTGTGTCGGAATTTTTAACCAATGAAAAAATTCCGATCGTAAGTCAAAACATTGGTGGTGAGTTCTATCGTAAACTTTCCTTTCATACAGATTCCTTTGATGTCTATATCACCAAGTTAAACCCGCAAACTATAGAGGATGTTTCAGTACAAGAAAGACACTTTGAAACTAAAGTCAAAGAACGCATGTTAAAGAAAACGACAATTTATACGTTTAACCAATGA